A genomic window from Aquila chrysaetos chrysaetos chromosome 9, bAquChr1.4, whole genome shotgun sequence includes:
- the LOC115345761 gene encoding trichoplein keratin filament-binding protein isoform X1 encodes MALWRAARGPARAPERWAAERRRELEARSRQQWERASRSFARAAICCSRQARWSAPRAPPPSPAAVRREAEEAAERLEQRRARLRRLLGEEREALAAELRELRRERGPEPAGMRRRSQELRAGREERRRKVAEQLLYEHWKKNNAELREVESELHRKHVMEAWGDQLMQKNKQEAAELEEKKRYENEYEIARRDALERMRQEEEKRQLEEKKQAEALLQQIEELKLQETEATKLKKEQENLLKQQWELEDLEEERKQMEEHRKKKELGRFLRHQCDIQLKRRAQQIQEELEIDRQILLALLEKEDEDQRRQSARRERAVVDVAWMKHVIEEQLQLEKEREAELQAIFREEAKKMWEKREEEWEREKVARDRLMNEVLAGRQRQIQEKMELNRRAQEESIKYREQLIKELEEAKELTRQEKEQEEELKAQVQAQLTACCLQEREEQQCQREEEEEERSAQQRCEELVRQEAKRMAEQGYCSRLYSYPKAAWT; translated from the exons ATGGCGCTGTGGCGGGCGgcccggggcccggcccgggccccgGAGCGCTGGGCCGccgagcggcggcgggagcTGGAGGCGCGGAGCCGGCAGCAGTGGGAGCGGGCCAGCCGCTCCTTCGCCCGGGCCGCCATTTGCTGCTCCAGGCAGGCGCGGTGGAGCGCGccgcgggccccgccgcccaG CCCGGCGGCGGTGCGACGGGAGGCGGAGGAAGCGGCGGAGCGGCTGGAGCAGCGGCGGGCGCGGCTGCGGCGGCTGCTCGGCGAGGAGCGGGAGGCGCTGGCGGCGGAGCTGCGGGAGCTGCGGCGGGAGCGCGGGCCGGAGCCCGCCGGGATGCGGCGGCGGAGCCAGGAGCTGCGAGCCGGCCGGGAGGAGCggaggaggaag GTTGCTGAGCAGCTGCTCTATgagcactggaagaaaaacaacgCTGAGCTCCGGGAG GTGGAGTCGGAGCTGCACAGGAAGCACGTGATGGAGGCTTGGGGTGATCAGCTAATGCAAAAAAACAAG caagaagcagctgaacttgaagagaaaaaacGTTACGAAAACGAATATGAAATTGCGCGAAGGGACGCACTGGAAAGAATGagacaggaggaagagaagcgtcagctggaagagaagaagCAAGCGGAGGCGTTGCTTCAACaaatagaagaactgaaattaCAGGAGACAGAG gcaacaaagctgaaaaaagaacaagagaatttattaaagcagcagtgggagctggaggacttggaagaagaaaggaaacaaatggaaGAGCACCGGAAGAAGAAAGAGCTTGG tCGCTTTTTGAGGCATCAGTGCGATATCCAGTTAAAGAGACGAGCCCAGCAGATACAAGAGGAGCTG GAGATAGACAGGCAAATCTTATTAGCCCTCCTCGAGAAAGAAGATGAGGATCAGCGCCGCCAGTCCGCGCGACGAGAACGAGCTGTTGTGGATGTTGCCTGGATGAAACATGTCATTGAGGAACAGCTCCAGTtagaaaaggagagggaggcagagctgcaggctaTTTTTAG agaagaagctaaaaaaatgtgggagaagagggaagaagaatgggaaagagagaaggtgGCCAGAGATCGCCTGATGAATGAG GTCCTTGCAGGCAGACAGCGCCAGATCCAAGAGAAGATGGAGTTAAACAGACGAGCCCAAGAAGAGTCTATAAAGTATCGAGAGCAGCTGATTAAAGAACTCGAAGAGGCAAAAGAACTGACTAGGcaagagaaggagcaggaggaggaactgAAGGCGCAGGTACAG GCCCAGCTGACAGCGTGCTGCTTGCAAGAACGGGAGGAGCAGCAGTgccagagggaggaggaggaagaggagagatcAGCCCAGCAGCGCTGTGAGGAATTGGTGCGGCAGGAGGCCAAGCGCATGGCTGAGCAAGGGTATTGCAGCAGG CTCTACAGTTACCCAAAAGCAGCATGGACCTGA
- the LOC115345761 gene encoding trichoplein keratin filament-binding protein isoform X2, giving the protein MALWRAARGPARAPERWAAERRRELEARSRQQWERASRSFARAAICCSRQARWSAPRAPPPSPAAVRREAEEAAERLEQRRARLRRLLGEEREALAAELRELRRERGPEPAGMRRRSQELRAGREERRRKVAEQLLYEHWKKNNAELREVESELHRKHVMEAWGDQLMQKNKQEAAELEEKKRYENEYEIARRDALERMRQEEEKRQLEEKKQAEALLQQIEELKLQETEATKLKKEQENLLKQQWELEDLEEERKQMEEHRKKKELGRFLRHQCDIQLKRRAQQIQEELEIDRQILLALLEKEDEDQRRQSARRERAVVDVAWMKHVIEEQLQLEKEREAELQAIFREEAKKMWEKREEEWEREKVARDRLMNEVLAGRQRQIQEKMELNRRAQEESIKYREQLIKELEEAKELTRQEKEQEEELKAQLTACCLQEREEQQCQREEEEEERSAQQRCEELVRQEAKRMAEQGYCSRLYSYPKAAWT; this is encoded by the exons ATGGCGCTGTGGCGGGCGgcccggggcccggcccgggccccgGAGCGCTGGGCCGccgagcggcggcgggagcTGGAGGCGCGGAGCCGGCAGCAGTGGGAGCGGGCCAGCCGCTCCTTCGCCCGGGCCGCCATTTGCTGCTCCAGGCAGGCGCGGTGGAGCGCGccgcgggccccgccgcccaG CCCGGCGGCGGTGCGACGGGAGGCGGAGGAAGCGGCGGAGCGGCTGGAGCAGCGGCGGGCGCGGCTGCGGCGGCTGCTCGGCGAGGAGCGGGAGGCGCTGGCGGCGGAGCTGCGGGAGCTGCGGCGGGAGCGCGGGCCGGAGCCCGCCGGGATGCGGCGGCGGAGCCAGGAGCTGCGAGCCGGCCGGGAGGAGCggaggaggaag GTTGCTGAGCAGCTGCTCTATgagcactggaagaaaaacaacgCTGAGCTCCGGGAG GTGGAGTCGGAGCTGCACAGGAAGCACGTGATGGAGGCTTGGGGTGATCAGCTAATGCAAAAAAACAAG caagaagcagctgaacttgaagagaaaaaacGTTACGAAAACGAATATGAAATTGCGCGAAGGGACGCACTGGAAAGAATGagacaggaggaagagaagcgtcagctggaagagaagaagCAAGCGGAGGCGTTGCTTCAACaaatagaagaactgaaattaCAGGAGACAGAG gcaacaaagctgaaaaaagaacaagagaatttattaaagcagcagtgggagctggaggacttggaagaagaaaggaaacaaatggaaGAGCACCGGAAGAAGAAAGAGCTTGG tCGCTTTTTGAGGCATCAGTGCGATATCCAGTTAAAGAGACGAGCCCAGCAGATACAAGAGGAGCTG GAGATAGACAGGCAAATCTTATTAGCCCTCCTCGAGAAAGAAGATGAGGATCAGCGCCGCCAGTCCGCGCGACGAGAACGAGCTGTTGTGGATGTTGCCTGGATGAAACATGTCATTGAGGAACAGCTCCAGTtagaaaaggagagggaggcagagctgcaggctaTTTTTAG agaagaagctaaaaaaatgtgggagaagagggaagaagaatgggaaagagagaaggtgGCCAGAGATCGCCTGATGAATGAG GTCCTTGCAGGCAGACAGCGCCAGATCCAAGAGAAGATGGAGTTAAACAGACGAGCCCAAGAAGAGTCTATAAAGTATCGAGAGCAGCTGATTAAAGAACTCGAAGAGGCAAAAGAACTGACTAGGcaagagaaggagcaggaggaggaactgAAGGCGCAG CTGACAGCGTGCTGCTTGCAAGAACGGGAGGAGCAGCAGTgccagagggaggaggaggaagaggagagatcAGCCCAGCAGCGCTGTGAGGAATTGGTGCGGCAGGAGGCCAAGCGCATGGCTGAGCAAGGGTATTGCAGCAGG CTCTACAGTTACCCAAAAGCAGCATGGACCTGA
- the LOC115345761 gene encoding trichoplein keratin filament-binding protein isoform X3, giving the protein MALWRAARGPARAPERWAAERRRELEARSRQQWERASRSFARAAICCSRQARWSAPRAPPPSPAAVRREAEEAAERLEQRRARLRRLLGEEREALAAELRELRRERGPEPAGMRRRSQELRAGREERRRKVESELHRKHVMEAWGDQLMQKNKQEAAELEEKKRYENEYEIARRDALERMRQEEEKRQLEEKKQAEALLQQIEELKLQETEATKLKKEQENLLKQQWELEDLEEERKQMEEHRKKKELGRFLRHQCDIQLKRRAQQIQEELEIDRQILLALLEKEDEDQRRQSARRERAVVDVAWMKHVIEEQLQLEKEREAELQAIFREEAKKMWEKREEEWEREKVARDRLMNEVLAGRQRQIQEKMELNRRAQEESIKYREQLIKELEEAKELTRQEKEQEEELKAQVQAQLTACCLQEREEQQCQREEEEEERSAQQRCEELVRQEAKRMAEQGYCSRLYSYPKAAWT; this is encoded by the exons ATGGCGCTGTGGCGGGCGgcccggggcccggcccgggccccgGAGCGCTGGGCCGccgagcggcggcgggagcTGGAGGCGCGGAGCCGGCAGCAGTGGGAGCGGGCCAGCCGCTCCTTCGCCCGGGCCGCCATTTGCTGCTCCAGGCAGGCGCGGTGGAGCGCGccgcgggccccgccgcccaG CCCGGCGGCGGTGCGACGGGAGGCGGAGGAAGCGGCGGAGCGGCTGGAGCAGCGGCGGGCGCGGCTGCGGCGGCTGCTCGGCGAGGAGCGGGAGGCGCTGGCGGCGGAGCTGCGGGAGCTGCGGCGGGAGCGCGGGCCGGAGCCCGCCGGGATGCGGCGGCGGAGCCAGGAGCTGCGAGCCGGCCGGGAGGAGCggaggaggaag GTGGAGTCGGAGCTGCACAGGAAGCACGTGATGGAGGCTTGGGGTGATCAGCTAATGCAAAAAAACAAG caagaagcagctgaacttgaagagaaaaaacGTTACGAAAACGAATATGAAATTGCGCGAAGGGACGCACTGGAAAGAATGagacaggaggaagagaagcgtcagctggaagagaagaagCAAGCGGAGGCGTTGCTTCAACaaatagaagaactgaaattaCAGGAGACAGAG gcaacaaagctgaaaaaagaacaagagaatttattaaagcagcagtgggagctggaggacttggaagaagaaaggaaacaaatggaaGAGCACCGGAAGAAGAAAGAGCTTGG tCGCTTTTTGAGGCATCAGTGCGATATCCAGTTAAAGAGACGAGCCCAGCAGATACAAGAGGAGCTG GAGATAGACAGGCAAATCTTATTAGCCCTCCTCGAGAAAGAAGATGAGGATCAGCGCCGCCAGTCCGCGCGACGAGAACGAGCTGTTGTGGATGTTGCCTGGATGAAACATGTCATTGAGGAACAGCTCCAGTtagaaaaggagagggaggcagagctgcaggctaTTTTTAG agaagaagctaaaaaaatgtgggagaagagggaagaagaatgggaaagagagaaggtgGCCAGAGATCGCCTGATGAATGAG GTCCTTGCAGGCAGACAGCGCCAGATCCAAGAGAAGATGGAGTTAAACAGACGAGCCCAAGAAGAGTCTATAAAGTATCGAGAGCAGCTGATTAAAGAACTCGAAGAGGCAAAAGAACTGACTAGGcaagagaaggagcaggaggaggaactgAAGGCGCAGGTACAG GCCCAGCTGACAGCGTGCTGCTTGCAAGAACGGGAGGAGCAGCAGTgccagagggaggaggaggaagaggagagatcAGCCCAGCAGCGCTGTGAGGAATTGGTGCGGCAGGAGGCCAAGCGCATGGCTGAGCAAGGGTATTGCAGCAGG CTCTACAGTTACCCAAAAGCAGCATGGACCTGA